The proteins below are encoded in one region of Mesoplasma melaleucae:
- the rpoC gene encoding DNA-directed RNA polymerase subunit beta': protein MENKNNKVIKIELASADTIRSWSHGEVTKPETINYKTLKAEKDGLFDEKIFGPTKNYECFCGKFKKANPMNKGKKCEKCGVELTESIVRRERMGHIELAEPVTHIWMVKVSPSRIASLLDLKTKELEEVVYFVSHIVLEPGTSKHFVAKEVIDLGVSKSQKTRAKLRPAIEELIEIINDPEHRDTLKAERLLEELNNPTIPFSIDEATALISKYTDAKFGIGASAIEELLKQIDLDKEIEITKNTLDAIGPNADNSKLLKRLDILESLKRSNQKPEWMVLRVLPVIPPDIRPIIQLDGGRFTTSEINDLYRRIIIRNERLMKVKEMGAPSIIINNEKRMLQEAVDALLDNERKPRPVQGKDKRPLKSLTSVLKGKQGRFRQNLLGKRVDYSGRSVIAIGPDLKMYQAGIPREMALTLFKPFVIQWLQEHEYAENVKVAEKMILQNDTKIWEALEHVIKDRPVLLNRAPTLHRLGIQAFEPKLVKGKAIRLHPLVTTAFNADFDGDQMAVHVPITKEAVAEARALMLGSNAILGPKDGKAIVTPGQDIILGNYYATFEEKGQTGEGTLFADTNEAINAFDTNNVSLNALIGIAVDALPVEKFNVEQRKRYLLTTVGKILFNQIFDDSFPWINSPSIFDATEAVNSFIFDFSKDINEVIAEYTVVAPIKKKELSLIIERYFNEFGARKTAEMLDKMKDLGFKYSTKSGTTISAGDVVAFKHKYEEFAEADQKVAEITNYYNEGMLTQEEKKHRVIEVWSDVKDDIQKRLEIVLKQDVKNPVFVMADSGARGNVSNFTQLVGMRGLMNDTKGDIKEIPIKSSFREGLSVSEYFVSTHGARKGMADLALKTADSGYLTRRLVDVSQEIVVVNEDCKANKGFEIESVIDTKHNNIIVPLKDRVVGRYAFNDIKDAKGNIIVGKDVLIEAKEADAIIAAGITKVTIRSVLTCDNQKGVCQKCYGRNLATASLVKIGEPVGVIAAQSIGEPGTQLTMRTFHTGGVAGDADITQGLPRIKELLDVTTQKGSVAIIAEKSGVVTDIINKNGINTIIIDEEVNGTKIEKPYKTMYNAVLRVNKGDEVRPGKKLTEGSINLHDLLEVAGTTAVQNYILKEVQKVYRLQGIEISDKYIEIIVKQMLNKVKVIQSGESHLLQGEIVTQQKFKEVVTQCIREGKMPPVAKNQILGIKKAPLKSQSWLSSASFQDTARVLTDAIIKGREDKLDGLKENIMLGNLIPAGTGLTGIDEVMEIAEEYHKNEY from the coding sequence ATGGAAAATAAAAATAACAAAGTAATTAAAATTGAATTAGCTAGTGCTGATACTATTCGTTCATGATCACATGGTGAAGTTACTAAACCTGAAACAATTAACTATAAAACATTAAAAGCTGAAAAAGATGGTTTATTTGACGAAAAAATCTTTGGACCAACTAAAAACTATGAATGTTTTTGTGGAAAATTCAAAAAAGCTAACCCAATGAACAAAGGGAAAAAATGTGAAAAATGTGGTGTTGAATTAACTGAATCAATCGTGCGTCGTGAAAGAATGGGACACATTGAATTAGCAGAACCTGTTACTCACATTTGAATGGTTAAAGTATCTCCATCAAGAATTGCCTCATTATTAGATTTAAAAACAAAAGAATTAGAAGAAGTTGTTTACTTCGTTTCACACATTGTTTTAGAACCAGGAACATCAAAACACTTCGTTGCCAAAGAAGTTATTGATTTAGGAGTTTCAAAATCACAAAAAACTCGTGCTAAATTAAGACCAGCAATTGAAGAGTTAATTGAAATAATCAATGATCCAGAACACAGAGATACATTAAAAGCAGAAAGATTATTAGAAGAATTAAATAATCCAACTATTCCTTTCTCAATTGATGAAGCAACAGCTTTAATCTCAAAATATACTGATGCTAAATTTGGTATTGGTGCTTCTGCAATTGAAGAACTATTAAAACAAATTGATTTAGATAAAGAAATTGAAATCACAAAAAATACTTTAGATGCTATTGGTCCAAATGCTGATAACTCAAAATTATTAAAAAGATTAGATATCTTAGAATCATTAAAACGTTCAAATCAAAAACCAGAGTGAATGGTATTACGTGTATTACCAGTTATTCCACCAGATATCCGTCCTATTATTCAATTAGATGGAGGAAGATTTACTACTTCTGAAATTAATGACTTATACCGTCGTATTATCATCAGAAATGAACGTTTAATGAAAGTTAAAGAAATGGGTGCACCATCAATTATTATTAACAACGAAAAACGTATGTTGCAAGAAGCTGTTGATGCATTATTAGACAATGAACGTAAGCCACGCCCAGTTCAAGGAAAAGACAAACGCCCATTAAAATCTTTAACAAGCGTATTAAAAGGAAAACAAGGTCGTTTCCGTCAAAACTTATTAGGAAAACGTGTTGACTACTCAGGTCGTTCAGTTATTGCGATTGGACCAGATCTAAAAATGTATCAAGCAGGAATTCCTCGTGAAATGGCTTTAACATTATTCAAACCATTTGTAATCCAATGATTACAAGAACATGAATATGCAGAAAATGTTAAAGTTGCTGAAAAAATGATTTTACAAAATGATACAAAAATTTGAGAAGCATTAGAACACGTAATTAAAGATAGACCAGTGCTATTAAACCGTGCGCCTACTCTTCACAGACTTGGGATTCAAGCGTTCGAACCTAAATTAGTTAAAGGGAAAGCAATTCGTCTTCACCCACTTGTAACTACTGCGTTCAACGCCGATTTCGATGGTGACCAAATGGCTGTTCACGTTCCAATTACAAAAGAAGCTGTTGCTGAAGCTAGAGCTTTAATGTTAGGATCAAATGCTATTTTAGGACCAAAAGATGGAAAAGCGATTGTTACTCCTGGACAAGATATTATTCTAGGAAATTACTATGCTACTTTTGAAGAAAAAGGGCAAACTGGAGAAGGAACATTATTTGCAGATACTAATGAAGCAATCAATGCCTTTGACACAAACAATGTTTCATTAAATGCTTTAATTGGAATTGCGGTTGATGCTTTACCAGTTGAAAAATTTAATGTTGAACAAAGAAAAAGATATTTATTAACAACTGTTGGTAAAATTCTATTCAACCAAATCTTTGATGATTCATTCCCATGAATTAACTCACCAAGTATTTTTGATGCAACTGAAGCTGTTAACTCATTTATCTTTGATTTCTCAAAAGACATTAATGAAGTTATTGCAGAATACACAGTTGTTGCTCCAATTAAGAAAAAAGAATTATCTTTAATTATTGAAAGATACTTTAACGAATTTGGTGCAAGAAAAACTGCTGAAATGTTAGATAAAATGAAAGATTTAGGATTTAAATATTCTACAAAATCAGGAACTACTATTTCAGCTGGTGACGTTGTTGCCTTTAAACATAAATATGAAGAATTTGCAGAAGCTGATCAAAAAGTTGCTGAAATTACAAACTACTATAATGAAGGGATGTTAACTCAAGAAGAGAAAAAACACCGTGTTATTGAAGTTTGATCTGATGTTAAAGATGACATTCAAAAAAGACTTGAAATTGTATTAAAACAAGATGTTAAAAACCCAGTGTTTGTGATGGCTGACTCTGGAGCCCGTGGTAACGTTTCTAACTTTACTCAACTTGTAGGTATGCGTGGACTTATGAACGATACTAAAGGGGACATTAAAGAAATTCCAATTAAATCATCATTCCGTGAAGGTTTATCAGTTTCAGAATACTTCGTTTCTACTCATGGTGCCCGTAAAGGGATGGCCGACTTAGCCTTAAAAACTGCCGATTCAGGATACTTAACACGTCGTTTAGTTGACGTTTCACAAGAAATTGTTGTTGTTAACGAAGACTGTAAAGCAAACAAAGGATTTGAAATCGAATCAGTTATTGATACAAAACACAATAACATTATTGTGCCTTTAAAAGACAGAGTTGTTGGTCGTTATGCATTTAACGATATTAAAGATGCAAAAGGCAATATAATTGTTGGTAAAGATGTTTTAATCGAAGCAAAAGAAGCAGATGCAATTATAGCTGCTGGAATTACAAAAGTTACAATTCGTTCAGTATTAACATGTGATAACCAAAAAGGTGTATGTCAAAAATGTTACGGACGTAACTTAGCAACTGCATCATTAGTTAAAATTGGAGAACCAGTTGGAGTTATTGCTGCTCAATCAATTGGGGAACCAGGAACACAACTTACTATGCGTACTTTCCATACTGGAGGGGTTGCAGGGGATGCTGATATTACTCAAGGGCTACCTCGTATTAAAGAATTACTTGACGTTACAACTCAAAAAGGTTCAGTTGCAATTATTGCTGAAAAATCAGGGGTTGTTACAGATATCATTAATAAAAACGGAATCAACACAATTATTATTGATGAAGAAGTTAATGGAACAAAAATTGAAAAACCATACAAAACAATGTATAACGCTGTATTAAGAGTTAACAAAGGTGATGAAGTTAGACCAGGTAAAAAACTTACTGAAGGTTCAATTAACTTACATGATCTATTAGAAGTTGCTGGAACTACAGCTGTGCAAAACTACATCTTAAAAGAAGTTCAAAAAGTTTACCGTTTACAAGGGATTGAAATTTCAGATAAATATATTGAAATCATCGTAAAACAAATGTTAAACAAAGTTAAAGTTATCCAAAGTGGTGAGTCACACTTACTACAAGGTGAAATTGTAACTCAACAAAAATTCAAAGAAGTAGTTACTCAATGTATCCGTGAAGGTAAAATGCCTCCGGTTGCTAAAAACCAAATTTTAGGTATTAAAAAAGCTCCATTGAAATCTCAATCTTGATTATCATCAGCTTCATTCCAAGATACTGCACGTGTATTAACAGATGCAATTATTAAAGGAAGAGAAGATAAATTAGATGGTCTAAAAGAAAATATCATGTTAGGAAACTTAATTCCTGCAGGAACAGGTTTAACTGGAATTGATGAAGTAATGGAAATTGCTGAAGAATACCACAAAAACGAATATTAG